The segment TGACTAACGCCGCCAAGGCCTCACTGCTCGTGGAGGTCGAGTTCAACATCACCACCACACACGGCACACACGAACAGTCCCCCGTTGTTGGTTGAGATTTCTATGTCAAGTAAAGTCTctcaaaattgtttgtaattctACCAAATATGTATTTCATATATAGAGCTTCTATATGAAATACACACATTTGCCtcacaaaaataaagaaaaaccaCCCGCttcttgtttataaatatattttgtattttatttaagtaaactatacgtgtacatatatattaatttaaataaacatttgccTATAATTAAACatgttcattaattaaaaaacaacacatAAAGCACTTTCGAGTCTTCACACTGCAGGAATTGTCTAATAGACACGTCTATAAATTTACATCACGTGGCGATCACTTGACTTCTTGGGGTTCACAAAAACTCCATGGATTTCTCTGTAAGAATTAAAGTATTTCTGTAAAGAAAAGGATAATACAATGTTTAGAATAGTAGACTGGTGCAAATCTTAAACAAGTGTTCGATTTTCGGTGTAAATTAGGCAAAATTCCGTGCAATttgttttttagaaattttgtcACAGCGAAAATTACAGTATTTCAAAACGATAGGATAAAGAATGGTTTGACAACTAACCCGATTTAACATAAACCGCATTTCTTGGGACAGTCCTGCGGCACGTTGTTGTACTGGTCACAGTAGCTGGCGGGCCAGGCGGAACAGTGGTCTTTGTCCGGCTTGCTACAGTCAGCTACAACCACAAAACAAAACCATTTACATAACATAAAATTTCGGGAAAGGAATAGCTCGCACTTGCAGTAATTTAAATAATGAAGGGCAGGCCGGAAGACTACGCTTGTAGATGACCACCTACCTTGCTGGCACCTGTCTCCGATGTACGGGGGCTCGCATTTGCAGGTACACGTGTCTACATTCAGTTTGCCgccattttcacattttttgccGTTGCAAGGAGCTGTGTGAAAAAACCATGATTGTGAATTGATTCATATTGAAAAATTCTCTTGATTTCAATTATGTATTACATAAATATGTGTATACTTACGATCGCAGAGCCCGCACATGACGGGGCACATGTCCCGTTTGACGTTGAAGAACCGGTCACAGTCGGCGCATGCAATACTTCCGCCCATGCTGCTACACTGACCAATGTCCATTCCATTCTCACCGTACGCACGACACTCCGCTAACCAAAGCATAAAATAGTTCTGTCAGTTCTTGTATAAAACGGTGTACGATGTAGGctcaaatatatatacatagacCATTGACCGATTTGTAGAGGAAACAAAGGATGCGCTACATACCTAGGCTGGAGCGCTTCCCACTGTATTTGCATCCATATGCTGACACGAAGGCAGGTTTTTTCGTTGCTGCAGTGTTTGAACCttatgaagattttttaaaagatgtaatttatggaaactttttttgttttcaacacCTGTTAGTTAATATTCacctatatatttaaaatttattcatgaATGGTAAAAACTCATTTATATAAAGTCTGATTTTTTATGCAGTATATACTTAAACTCACTTCCGGTTCCGCTGCCGCTTCCGCTTCCGCATTTGCCGCACATGTAGGGACAGTCAAAGGGGACGTTAGTGAACCGTTTACAGTAGCTGGGGGTCCAATCCCTGCCACACACCCATTTATCTTCTGCCGGACAGTCCACTGAAGCAGCAAGAGTAAACACGAGATGTAGACAGACAAACAGGCGAGAAAGATTCTATACTAATAGAAAAACAGCCTCagcaaaacatacatgtacagcttTCCTAACTTACGTTGTTCACACGTTTCTCCTTTGTATAGATTCATGCATTCACATTGACAAGTATTAAGGTTTAGGGTACCACCATTGTAACACACCTTTCCACCACAATCTGCAATCAAAAGCATTGCTTATGATATAGAATATAGCCTGTAacctttaaattataaatattataaatgtatatatacagatGTGCCTCGTTTATCCGAACACTGTCGATCTAAACTCAACCACACAGCTTTAAATCGTTTAACTGTCAATTTGTTGAATTGTTTATCGTTATTTATTGACAATGTAGACTTTCAAGCAAAGAAAACTCGTGACTCAGACTATAGACTCACCGCACTGTCCGTTTCTGCAGAAGTTCGGGCACTTGCTACACCGGCGGCCACTGGTGTAAGGTGCGGCCAAATTGGATTGTCTGTAAATTATAATGATCATGCTTAAAACTAAACTTGCTGAAGGAAAAATATACATTCCAAAAAGAAAGCATTCAAGAGATGTTAATTATTACACTGTGGTGTTAGTGGAGACTGAAGATTTCGCGCTAATACCTACCCAGCAGCATAATCACAGACGTAGTATCGGGTGAATTGACTACCGTCACACACAGCATAACCACATCCCACTAGATAGGTGCCGTTCTGGGCCATCTGAAATaaagtgatgaaaaaatatgaagtcTAATTATCATAACGTTTCgttcttttttcaaaaagtacTTGGCtcggtttattttttaattttttaattttttttttagcttttttttacttgtttgcTAATAATTGTCACGTTTCCTAttttaaaaggttaaaaaaacaaaaagtgaAAAGAGAGACATAAAAGAGCTTATGAAAATTATATGCACAAAGGTGATTTAATTTGACGCTTGTTTATTTCAACCGGTTACTAAATTAGGATTAGAAATTAAATTAGACATTAAAATATTCCTTGTTTCTATTACAGAAAATTGATATGACCTTGAGGATATTTAAATCAAACGTGTTACGGATTTCAAGAATATGAACCTGTGTAAAGTGTCCAATTTTTTTCCAGCCGCCGGGCCCCAGGTACGAGTCTGGATCTACGCCGTAAGTCCACATGTCGATTTCATCCCACCACATCTGTACCGCTTGTTCCCAAGAGCGGTACCCCCCGGCAACGTTCTGTCCAATAGACATCCCGATCGCTGTCAAAAAGTGAATGTATTCAACTCAAGCTTCCTGAAGTAAACGCTCGATCAATGATCGATATGAATTATCCAACTGAACCAGGTTGCTttatgaattttccaattaacaTTAACAGAGATCAATAAATCATGTTTCATTATTCTACTCATGCATTCcaatcaataatttttaatcttttgatattaattaataagGACTTTTAGAGAAGGCATATATGCAGTGATTTTGATGGATGGGGTCGATTAGTAACTTACATGGAACGTTCCTTTCTTTGTCGTGACCTGCTTCACACTGATTGGCCCATTTTTGAGCAACAGCGGCCAGCCGTTCGTCCCATTTctacagaaaaataaatgtgttcaGAACAGTTATAAAAATGGTAATTTTGGGGCGAGATCAAAAGACCGAAGTTGGTTCAAAGCAATAAATTCATACAGTTTGAGAAAGAGGGGTCACAAAAGTATCCGTCATCTGACATTTATGATTGCACCAAAAAGTACATATCTAACATTGTACTTTACATTTATTGGCAACTAAAATGCTCTATTAAAATTTATaaggaaacaaaataaatttgattaacttatgttgaaataaataccaaattacatgtattgataatttaaatCAACAATCACCACGTAAAGTTTCCCAGTGGTGAGATGGTCTTGATTAAAGTAATTTGGTTTTAGGAGTTTTGCTGACATTAAACTTTTGAATCTGCCTTTAACGCCGATTGTGAGTTTTGGGTTTTCTCTACGATGTGCAAATTATCGAATTTTCAATCAAGCCAATGTAATGATGAGTGACATTCTATGTTCcagatttatgataaatttttaagGATTTGGAAAAGGTTGACCGTAAATCCATAAAGATACATTGTTTTTTGTCTGATCGACCTATAAATAAAGCTTATTATATTAACGTATGATGTATGACTCTAATCATTATTAATTTATGTCACTAATAGTTTTATGTGTCTTTTGTTGACGTACAGCGCACCTTATGGACGAGCTGATTGTGTAAAAAGACAGGTGCGATCATTGGCCGCGCGACCCCCACCCACGCACACAATAGGACAATCCAGGTCACAGAATGGCTATTGGTGACCATATAAGGACCTGTCCGAAAATGGTGGCCATGAGTAAGGGAGATTTGTGATGGAAGAGTAATCAAGGAGCTGGTGACTGTAATGGTATTCTTTGTGTCATGTGATGCATGTTATCACATGATTAAGATAATAGCTATTCTTAGTCTATTTCATTAAAACTCTGATTTGTTATGATTTATTACTTCCAGAATTAACCGCTGGATCCTGTATTATTAGAGGTATATACAGTTCACGTTCAAAGctcatttgttttaattcttcaatatatttttttaataatcccCCATATTTGTATCAGTTATATGCAAACCAATCACTTCCTGACTAATTTTTTTCGGAACAAGATATGACAAAAATGGAGTTCTCggtagaaaaagaaaagaaaacctaGTTCTGGAAAAAAGTagttattcaaatttttaagatatcttTCTTATATAGTGCATAAGCGGACCGGATACTCACCAATTTGACCAAGTCCGTGGCGGGGGGATTGACCCCACCCCTCAGTCTGTTGTGTTGATCAAGGACAGCCTGTTTGTCGACTTCAGTCATGCCCTGCTTGCTGACGTTGGGTCTGTCCGGCATACACAGCGTGTGTCCCGGTAGTTGCCTGTACTCCTCAGTACACAAACCAACCTGAAAATGGTGTTTTTCGTTTGTCCAGTAGGATTTGgaaatgattgattttttatagatttttatcTTAGACACTTTTGTTGACTTTAAGATTATTTGATAAAGCCAGGCCCTTAGACCAAACATTTAGAATAGACTCAGGTCAAAATATTcatgtaacttttaaaaaatgtttattataaatGAAGTAAAATTTCCGCTGTGGAATGGTATGACAAAATAGTAAACAAAGAGTGAATTTGTATttactataaaaatatattttttgaccaTATTATTGGCTTATGGCTAGAGCTTATTCGAAgttaaacaacaaaatacattGTTTAACAAAGAAAGTTAATACTTACACTTGGTGTATTGGTTTGTCCCTGAGGGGCTGATGGCTGGGTGGGTAAAGAACTACCCTGGCGCCGGACCTCCTCCACCGGTTTACGGGGGATGGCTTGTGGGTTGTAGACGGGACGAGGAGCCGTGGGACCCTGAGAAGCGGGGGGTGGCTTGCtaaacatcattttaatatttgtagcAGATGGAAAGTTGTTTAAGAGTTGCTGGAATAGCTTCGTGAAATCTGTAAACAGTTATGATTAttgtaaatgaatattgaaGCAGAACaaaggaagaaaaaattattttgaacaaatattttgttttgacatTATGTGATGCACAAAACTATAAAACACAACGAACTTTCTTATCCATGATGATAATAGTACTAATTCTCAgtttataataaacattttgtcCATTTCCAAGAAAGAATGCATTGATAAATGATTCTTAACTGAACTTTCATGAACGGGTTAGTTAATGCCATGCAAATCGGTATATGATATACTTTAGCTGAAAATCGAGACAATATTTAATAACCTTTTAaatctattaatattttaagattaggAGATCATTCTTTTGCAGTCTGTTTATctcattttaagaaattttggaAGAAACTATAGTGAGAATAACGTGATATCTTCTGACAATTAgtttatttaatgaaatatttaccgCTGGccatttttcgtttttttttcatataaaaattggATCAATAAAAAGCTGATTAAAAGTTCTTTGTTTTATCATTAGCTTTGTGTCATTTTGAATTGAGTTTAATTTGTCATTTGCAACTATAACACTCAAATTAAATTTCCATCAAATCtacataaaaattataaagtgTGTGGTCGTCAAGCAAAGGACTATTACTTTGgattattttcattcaaatgtaaAACGTTATTGACCAACAATAAAATGGCCAACAATGAATCTCGTCAGGAGATTAAGTGTTCTTTGTTTTCTACATGCCTCTATCAACGTTAATGGTTTCCGATGTGATTTCGCGAATCCACAAAGAATCAACGGAAGTGCTCTTTTTCTTATTGTGTTGGAAAGAGTAGATccatcaataaaatcaattgcAGCTATTAACTGATTTAGGTTAGCTTGACTTTTGTTGGAATCTAAGGCTTTAAAATTATATCTTGTTGTTTATTTGTTATGAACATTTTGCAATGGTATAAGTCTATGTATTAACGGGAAAAAAATTGTTCGATATCATTAAAATACGTAgttatttaaatttaagttgATCACGTCGGTTATATGATACAAGTATTCAAATATTTCTTGGAATAACTTTCATTAGTAAAACACATACCCCCATTTCTTATATGCACATGCATATATCCGACGCCTTATAACCTAAACCGCTGACAAATACACAAATagttttgttatgtaaatatatgcatcatttttatttcataacgtCGTCACAAAGATTAATAAATGAGTTGTGGTGAACATGCGTGGTTTTCGGGTCAGCTATGAACAACTTCACCAGACATATTCAAACTACAAACCCTCAATAAACTTCTCCCTTAtgttaatcagcaaggaaagtcGAATGAGTTAGTAGATTTTAATGAATAGAGAAAAAAAGTACagaaacttttcaaaaaatagaGTGTTGAAAAATTGGGTCAATTTTCAGCGCAAAGTACTGTACGagcttaaaatttttcaaatcaagCTGAAAACAACAACCTTGACTTATAATTTCTTGAATGACTGCAGATAAATCATCTTGGACACTTGTTACACCTGAACCAATAATGAGTTAGTACTACATCATAACTACTACAGTACAACATTGACATTTAGAATTACCGAAGAATCTGCCtgcaaaatcaaatttaaaaaaaactttctatGAGAACTGATTCATATTTACACATGCAATTGGATTAATGGAAACTTTTGCGTTTgtataataaatgaaacaaaacattaacataattattcggtgtattacataattttagggagaaaaatgaaatgatttatcATTTGGTTTAACAATTCTAATTAAATTACGCTAGACAGTATAATCTTACCGCCGcctcccatatttgggcctgaAGTCCATGATCTTGACCAGGTATGGTACTGTTGTTGAGCAGATCCAAGATGTACTGCCAAAAATACTACCACGGATAAAGTCAGAGTTTTCATGGCTTCTATGGTCTTTTACAAACACCGAATATCAAACTGTTTCGCACAATACCGCACAATGCTGAAACAAGTCTAACTTCCAACAGAGAACCCCTTCTATGGTTTTTATTGTCTCTGTCTATATCGTTATGGTACTTTGGAGATTGTGACATATTTACACGACAAAGCGAGCGTATTTATAAGGACGTGCGAATCATCGTCCAGCCAAGCGTAACGATGACGAAATGGGGAGATATTATACTTTTGAGAGAATAAAAATTGGGCGTATTGATTTATGGTAATTATTTGTAGACCTACGTAGAATGTTTATGCAATAGGcaactttcttttattttaattaaacgaaAGAAATTGATTAGAAATTCATTATGCGAACACATGTTATGGTTTATCCTTATCGGTAAGGTTGGGATCTGCACCCCCAGAGATGTAAATCAGTTAACAGCAGTAGTGAGGCTGCTGCAGGCTGCAGTCCCCCATCCCACTTTGACAGAGCCTGACTAAGGCAAGAGTCTAACATACGCCCCCATGCATAATATTTCTTAAAGATACAAAAAAGTAAttagttttttgtaaaaatacttaattcttaattttttcctaTATAGTTTGATCTGCCGTTTTTGTATTACTTTAGTTTCTTCCACTAGTTTTCCTTTCACCAATAAGGACGAAAAAATTTTACTGCGATTATTTATTATCACTCCTGTGTTCATCGAAATATAGATAAGAAATTTTACCATTTTCattgtataaattttaattttgttggtTTGTTTACAGTTGCTGTATCGAATAATTGCAATTTTTACGCAGAAACCTTCTTGTAGAACATATGATAAGCATAATGGTTATGAAAGATGTCAAACCCGTTTACATTTATTGGTATTCCTGagaagaaagaaacaaatttaCCACAAAATATATGCcagatataaattaattataacttGTACACCGAAATTCTCTTTCTCGAGATCTTAacttattctcttttgagaagtggacaggatgtaggctatgcctgtccacttctcaaaagagaatagatCTTAACTGTGTGATTGAAATCATAGCGTAAGgtattaaaacatgtctttcacCCTTTTCCTCTTTCACTTGTACTTAACGACGATATTAAAGGTAAGATCCGAGAAATTTGACGGGTGTATGGAGTACCTGTACTTTGGTGTGAGGTCACAGACTGTAATTGTCCCATTTATCAtagagaaaaatgaaaaactgtAACTTCATTCATTTTTCTCTTCATTCATCAAATGTGGTGCAAATCAAGTTTGACAGATCATTCCAGATAGACACCTTGATTCCAATCAAAGGCTCTGTGATGAATGATAAATAGTTCTACAATGATGTTACTGGTAACCACAAACGTCTAATTAAGAGACCACATCTATAATTATGGAATTGTCGAACAGAAAGTGTATAACCTTTTTTGTTTACCCATAGATTAGGTAAAGTTATAAATACAGCTGCGTCAATAACAACATATTACAGGTAAACAATTTCTTAGCACACGAAACCAAGGGTCAATAAGTTGCTTTATTCTGTGaaatttgtacatatacatatacctgTATATGTAAATCTGTAATCTCATTGTCATGTCCAGTACTTGCAATGTACTGAGCATTATTTAAGATTATCCACAAAAAGTAAGATACAATTGACTTAACTGCAATTTACTGTTTTTTATATGTGATAAATCAGATGTCGCATATCAAAATCTTtgtgaacatacatgtattaaagtacAAAGGAGCTGGTTTTGATGAGTAAACATAAAACATAAACTGataatttcatcaattttataGATACCATCTCTTTATCGTGTATGACCACGCAATTATATTGATTTGTATAATAAATGTCCAAGATATTAAAAGGGCAATTGATGCAAGTTGGGATGTTAAGATATCAAAATGTTCTGATATGAAACATCCTACACGTAAGCATCAATATatcttaaactttaaaaaaaaattcaaaacagaaGATTCCTTTTTTTCGGTATTTTTGCCCGtattattcaaatacatgtaaggtAAAATGTTCAATGTCATTTACAGTTTTTAATGCCCTCAGTAAAACAGAGTTTTTTTCACCTATTTTTCTGATAACGTAAAATTTAATAGTTTGCTGTTTTCATTGATAGGTAAAGTCATCAACCTCTTCTGTAAAGACGACTTGCCTTGTTACAATGTAGATAAAAGTGATATGCAATCTAAACATGTACATGATCTATACCCTATTATGACAGTACCTTTTTCTACTGTTTCAGCAGTGACCCCAACGCGCTTGTCTATCaatcgtttatgaataaaaaagttcagaaaaaagaagaataagaagaagagGAAAAAGAGGCGATAGCAGAGACAACGGTAAATACATTTCTTACAGAACATATATTACTATCATTTACAACACGTTACTTGATTCcagtttttatatcatatttagcGTACCGACAATTCGTAAGTAAAAAGATATGGAGGTCTTGGTAACTTATCATTTTGCTTTCATTATATCTCCTCGTCTAATCTTATTAATTAGTACATAACTCagtgaattttatttaattgcatCGCCTTGGTTTTAATTTTGTGAATGTGTTTTACCTCTCTTGTTCTCATGAGACGACACAAAAATGGTCTTCTGCTTTGCACGGtggattaattttaaaatgcattattgATTCTTAAGATTCTTTCTAAATattatcttatatttttttaattatcatttggtatatgtctgtttgatatttcaataatgtaTTCTGTCTGTCTTgtcaatttttcttatttttggtaaTCTTCATTATTGCCAGTTTGTCTACCGTGGGGTTCCTAACAccttttaaatattgattatatattttatcattgtttTCTCTTACACGTCCTTTGTAAATCCCCAAGCCACCTTTGGAAGATGTTAGTTTTCCCTTAACCGTTTCAGTGCTAAAAACTATGCATAGGAAGGCAGggtaataatttgtttaaatgtatttaattatgatataaatttaaGATCCGGTTGCAAATACTAGTAACTGGATTTCAACGACTAAAACTTCTGCTGAAAACTGGGATTGTTCAGTAAAACCTTTAGTTGGGTACTTTATCGTCAGTTGACTACGATGTACATagcaaacaaacaattttaaaaatagttttagtGCGTTTTGACTAGCTTAATATTACTTAGTATGTTGTGTCAATTTTCGTATCTGTCTTAGTTATCTGATTTCTTACCagtcttttcattttttgtgtttttactttaattttagaTTTTCAGATATGATTGTCTAGGTCTCGATTAAAATATTTCGTTTCTTTCTCCCTATCAGAACCTAGCCGaacaaacatattttcaaaGGTGATCccattctttttcttctttctgtgTGAATTCTTTATCAATAAGGTTTTTATTAGTGATCTAATACTAACTTTATCTGATTGCTCAGAAAAGCTATCCTCTTTCTGTCATTCAAGAGTCGCATATCGATATATCATATTTTGCCCAAGGTTTATCCACGTTTATAACTGTTTGTTGGGGCAAGAGAATATATGTGGTAccccttattaaaaaaaaaccaaacatctTAACTGCGAAAGCCAAAAGGAATAGGAACTTTTAAACAGCCATTAATAGTCAACCAGTACAAATAGTATATGTTATAATCAACTAAATACATTGACACATGATGTTTTATGCTTTTAGAAGCTAAATAACACTGTAGTCTTGTTAGGTCCCGTAAAACCTCTGCGTATTACGATCCAAACAAACATTCGCCGCAGAGCTAAtctgtttgtttttatcttcCGAAAAAAAAACGCAATTGTTCAATTTATGCCTAACATGTTTATGTGTGTTTATTATAcctaatatttatttttattatgattttttaagtcAGGTAATGCTTTAGGGAGGCACGTGTCACTTACAGACCGTAACAATTAATAATCAATCGCCCATACGTCTACGAGACCACCTTGAGATTACACCATGTTGTAATTAACCAAAGCTTGTATATTTACCTTGCACTCTGAGTGGCCATTCATCATAAACTCCCCTGTGTTTTGCTATAGGATTTCGAAGCGCAcaataaaatgttcttttaatCTTTGTTAATATAAAGGTCACTAACTTGTGTGTTCTATGAGTTGAAAATTAATAACACAATTGCTACTTGTATAAAGAGtaaacatatataattaaacatttcTATTAGTAAAGTGTGATTTCAAAAGATGTACGTATATCCAAATCTATACTTTAGAAACTATAATATAGgcgttattgaaaaaaaaacagtgcTGAAagtactttattttttatggCAAGTATATGGAACATCAATATGGAGCATCTATACCTTTCTGTAAACCATATTAGCACAGTTTTTTGTTGAAGATATGTTACTATATTTCCAAGTATCTCGAACACCTGTTTGTACTAGTATATCAAAATACCTATAACATCTAACAGCTGTAACATAATTTGGTTTGAACACCTCATATATCACCAGCAGTTCATCCATCAAAACCTGAACAAGGTCTGTCAACTTATATCGTTTGTgattcaaatgaaaacaaagctTCTGAACCTCTCAGACCAATCGCAACCCATCAAACCGGTTGAAAACGAAATTAGCATCCATGGTGATTTTAATGTGCAAGACAAAAGTTTCGCCTTGAGGAAGTAACATGACAGACCTCCCCAGAACGACGGCTCTAGGTGGACACGGCGTCACCTATTCAATGGCTCTCGACAGCGTTTGTTTCCTCGTCTCCATACTGTAGGAACTGACTTATACAGGGATCAAGACTTTGACCTTTTCTGGGTGTATATATTAAtgtcaaataattatttgcTGATACACGTACATTTATTAatcattcatataaaatatatgtaaagcACGATTTTCTAGAGTTAAAGTTTGATTGGTTTTTACACGTTGCAGAGTGAAACCAATTTGAGTGTATGAAAAGGAATTTATTTGTCATTGTATACATTATTTACCATtacattaaagggacttggacacgaattgagctcaaatttttcaacatttattttatcatttttattgtcTATAATGGTTAATATGGATGAATgaaatgctttgtcaaaatttgaaagtcaagtATAGAGttacaagcgagttacagaggttagaattctttgttttgtaaacaaagctcgagtcgtGTACAAAGCTTGAgtgttgttattgtttacatatgcattgcattggtataagtttcactCTAATGTTGGTTTTTGTTGTTagtaaaagtatttaaaaacacattaaatAAGTTT is part of the Magallana gigas chromosome 3, xbMagGiga1.1, whole genome shotgun sequence genome and harbors:
- the LOC105344061 gene encoding uncharacterized protein, which gives rise to MKTLTLSVVVFLAVHLGSAQQQYHTWSRSWTSGPNMGGGDFTKLFQQLLNNFPSATNIKMMFSKPPPASQGPTAPRPVYNPQAIPRKPVEEVRRQGSSLPTQPSAPQGQTNTPSVGLCTEEYRQLPGHTLCMPDRPNVSKQGMTEVDKQAVLDQHNRLRGGVNPPATDLVKLKWDERLAAVAQKWANQCEAGHDKERNVPSIGMSIGQNVAGGYRSWEQAVQMWWDEIDMWTYGVDPDSYLGPGGWKKIGHFTQMAQNGTYLVGCGYAVCDGSQFTRYYVCDYAAGQSNLAAPYTSGRRCSKCPNFCRNGQCDCGGKVCYNGGTLNLNTCQCECMNLYKGETCEQLDCPAEDKWVCGRDWTPSYCKRFTNVPFDCPYMCGKCGSGSGSGTGSSNTAATKKPAFVSAYGCKYSGKRSSLAECRAYGENGMDIGQCSSMGGSIACADCDRFFNVKRDMCPVMCGLCDPPCNGKKCENGGKLNVDTCTCKCEPPYIGDRCQQADCSKPDKDHCSAWPASYCDQYNNVPQDCPKKCGLC